Proteins encoded by one window of Simiduia curdlanivorans:
- a CDS encoding M48 family metallopeptidase yields the protein MNFFEHQDQAKSQTKKLILLLALAVLALIIITTLFVALLLHYSQGAALPSTAQQNFWQNFFSLLDWHLLLSVAFVVLAVVLLGSLYRISQLRQGGAVVAESLNGRLLNTADCDLKEKRLLNIVEEMAIAAGVPVPPVYLLDETGINAFAAGYQPKDAVIGVTRGCLEQLNREQLQGVIAHEYSHILHGDMRLNLRLVGILHGILLIGLIGHMLLRSGRHSRKNGGGIALFGLGLIIIGFAGTFCGNLIKSAVSRQREYLADASAVQFTRNPLGISEALQRIGGYPASSSIEAENASEYSHFYFANGLRNWASGWYSTHPPLDDRIRRIDPRWKGAFLSQKSADLELNSNTQASQNTEQSANFSGFAATASTSTTRSETQQNPAHASTSQGQHLSAQNISAEIGSPSETSIAAAGQLLDSIDANIREACHNPASAMAIIYGLLFTEAAKLEQESYIGIHAPKPIFNLYKHYLGAVAALPIAQRLPVIDLCLPSLKALSEPQLTQFRGVIIGLIKADNHLSLAEWCVFRILQNYLFTRKKSQGKPLDIADCDVEIDQILTLVAQQSSTSSQQKAYNNALTSLNMEARELGAQAAFSTLDKSLSTLNRLKPLQKPRLLKALMLSIQTDGVIDIAEYELLRVIADGLDCPMPLLH from the coding sequence ATGAATTTTTTTGAACATCAAGACCAGGCCAAGAGCCAAACGAAAAAACTCATACTGCTTCTGGCTCTCGCCGTACTTGCGCTTATCATTATCACCACCCTCTTCGTCGCCCTGCTGCTGCACTACTCCCAAGGCGCAGCACTACCCAGCACCGCGCAACAAAACTTTTGGCAGAATTTCTTTAGCCTGCTGGACTGGCATTTATTGCTCAGTGTTGCCTTCGTCGTTCTCGCGGTTGTCTTACTCGGCAGCCTTTACCGCATCAGCCAGCTGCGCCAAGGCGGTGCGGTGGTGGCGGAATCCTTAAACGGGCGGTTGCTCAACACAGCGGACTGCGATCTTAAGGAAAAACGCCTGCTCAATATCGTCGAGGAAATGGCCATTGCCGCCGGTGTACCCGTTCCGCCCGTGTACCTGCTGGACGAAACCGGCATTAATGCCTTCGCCGCCGGCTATCAGCCAAAGGATGCGGTCATCGGCGTCACGCGCGGCTGCCTTGAGCAATTAAACAGAGAACAATTACAAGGTGTTATTGCGCATGAATATAGCCATATATTACACGGCGACATGCGATTAAATTTGCGCTTAGTTGGTATTCTTCACGGCATTTTATTAATAGGCCTAATCGGCCACATGCTGCTGCGCTCGGGTCGACACTCGCGCAAAAACGGCGGCGGCATTGCGCTATTTGGTTTGGGCCTGATAATCATCGGCTTTGCCGGTACTTTTTGTGGCAACTTGATTAAGTCGGCGGTTAGCCGGCAGCGGGAATACTTGGCCGATGCGTCTGCCGTTCAATTCACTCGAAACCCATTGGGCATTAGCGAAGCGCTACAGCGTATCGGTGGCTACCCTGCGTCATCGAGTATTGAGGCGGAAAACGCCAGTGAATATAGCCATTTTTATTTTGCCAATGGGCTGCGCAACTGGGCCAGTGGTTGGTATTCCACCCACCCACCGCTCGATGACAGAATTCGTCGTATCGATCCCCGATGGAAAGGTGCTTTTTTATCGCAAAAGTCTGCCGACCTAGAATTAAACAGCAACACCCAAGCAAGTCAAAACACTGAGCAAAGTGCAAATTTTTCAGGCTTCGCCGCTACAGCTTCAACATCTACAACAAGATCAGAAACACAGCAAAACCCTGCCCATGCATCAACTAGCCAAGGCCAGCATTTATCTGCTCAAAACATTAGCGCTGAAATAGGCAGCCCCAGCGAGACCTCAATAGCCGCAGCCGGTCAGCTTCTCGATAGCATTGATGCGAACATTCGAGAGGCCTGCCACAACCCCGCTAGTGCCATGGCGATTATTTATGGTTTACTGTTTACCGAGGCCGCAAAACTCGAGCAAGAATCCTACATCGGCATTCACGCCCCCAAGCCCATTTTCAACCTCTACAAACATTACCTAGGCGCCGTGGCGGCATTGCCCATCGCTCAAAGGCTACCAGTTATAGATCTTTGCCTGCCTTCGTTAAAAGCACTTTCTGAACCACAGCTAACGCAATTTAGAGGTGTTATTATCGGATTAATTAAAGCCGACAACCATTTAAGCTTGGCCGAGTGGTGTGTTTTTCGCATTCTACAAAACTACTTATTTACGCGAAAAAAATCCCAAGGAAAGCCACTCGATATCGCCGACTGTGATGTAGAGATTGACCAGATTTTAACGCTTGTGGCGCAGCAGAGTTCGACTAGCTCGCAGCAAAAGGCATACAACAATGCGCTAACATCGCTCAACATGGAGGCCCGCGAATTAGGTGCACAAGCAGCTTTTTCTACGCTAGATAAATCACTGTCCACACTCAATCGACTAAAACCACTGCAAAAACCTCGGCTACTCAAGGCGCTGATGCTGTCAATACAAACAGATGGCGTCATTGATATCGCAGAGTACGAGCTACTAAGAGTCATCGCCGATGGGCTAGATTGCCCTATGCCGTTGCTGCACTAG
- a CDS encoding LemA family protein has protein sequence MGTSAIVTLVILALFIFYVVGIFNQLVALKNRFENAFAQIEVQLKRRYDLIPNLVETAKGYIKHERETLEAVIAARNQALSGLKEMAGQVGDAASVAKLNQAEGMLSQALGKLNVVVEAYPDLKANQNMMQLSEELTSTENKVSFARQAFNDAVTAYNSYKQSFPPVFFASLFGHSKDATLLEFADSAAIQEAPKIAF, from the coding sequence ATGGGCACATCTGCCATTGTTACACTGGTTATTCTTGCGCTATTTATTTTCTATGTCGTGGGTATTTTTAACCAATTGGTTGCCCTAAAGAATCGATTTGAAAATGCATTTGCGCAAATAGAGGTACAACTAAAACGCCGCTATGACCTGATCCCTAACTTGGTGGAAACGGCTAAGGGCTACATCAAGCACGAGCGCGAAACCCTAGAGGCCGTGATTGCCGCCCGTAATCAAGCGCTATCTGGGCTGAAGGAAATGGCGGGGCAAGTTGGCGACGCCGCCAGTGTAGCCAAGTTAAATCAGGCAGAGGGCATGCTCAGTCAAGCACTTGGCAAGCTGAATGTGGTTGTTGAAGCCTACCCAGACCTGAAAGCCAATCAAAACATGATGCAGCTCTCGGAAGAGTTAACCTCAACCGAGAATAAAGTGTCTTTCGCTCGCCAAGCCTTCAACGACGCGGTTACCGCTTACAACAGTTACAAACAAAGCTTCCCGCCCGTATTTTTCGCGAGTTTATTTGGCCACAGCAAAGATGCGACTTTACTCGAGTTTGCCGACAGCGCCGCTATTCAGGAAGCGCCAAAAATCGCCTTTTAA